The genome window CTTGTTTATCACCTTGAAGCGCGTAATCCGTACTCTCCGTGATGGGAGTGTCAATGTCCAAGTACCTACAGACCTCTAATATCAGATGCCTGTTGATATCGCTCAACATGTCCGATTCGATTTCGGTGTACCATTTCTCTATCAGTGGCATGAGTTCCTTGAATGCTCCGGCCCGGCCATAGCATGCTTTTAGGGTCTTCAGATGTTTCTTTCTCCAAAGTTCACTGGCCACTTGTGTCTCATTGACCTTTTGAGATAGCCCTTCAACCCGAACAGGTATAGTGATCCACTGGGTATTACCATGTGCATCTTTGATCTTATTCCTATTGCGCCAGTCATTCTTGGTGTACTGTACTTCATCATAGAACACGAAGTGGTCCACCTCATCGATCATATCGAAATAACCCTTCCAAGGAATATAATTGGATTGAAGTAGCGCAATCTTCATAGTTCCCTCTGTCGGCTTGTGTCGAACTCTCCATCTACCCAGACCACTTCACCCCACTCCTCCCATGGTCGGTTGAGGTTTTCGGTCAGTAGATCCTTTTCCCACTTGAAGACGGGTCGGTCTGAGCGTGTCGTGACCCTGAAGCGTTGCTGACCTTCCACA of Flavobacteriales bacterium contains these proteins:
- a CDS encoding WbqC family protein, with protein sequence MKIALLQSNYIPWKGYFDMIDEVDHFVFYDEVQYTKNDWRNRNKIKDAHGNTQWITIPVRVEGLSQKVNETQVASELWRKKHLKTLKACYGRAGAFKELMPLIEKWYTEIESDMLSDINRHLILEVCRYLDIDTPITESTDYALQGDKQERILDLCDKLNADIYLSGPSARTYIDVPRFQKQGIEVEWMDYEGYPEYSQAGTHFEHGLSILDLMFHEGGNSRNFIKRSAQQ